The Erpetoichthys calabaricus chromosome 5, fErpCal1.3, whole genome shotgun sequence genome has a segment encoding these proteins:
- the LOC114643709 gene encoding gastrula zinc finger protein XlCGF57.1-like codes for MNSSSVENSSSLRSKAASLQNCKCEEDISEESSSPGDEDTSSFNIVLHIVGAMEQSTFQIKEEQCEEESFQFTEHALYVKQEDCEWRSSDFKDGHFDQEVVSIKRESSEKDTACFRMDNYETVGHPKEDVSSKSDTGVKRCPAVKQEVTDLTSIVHTEHFSQQHPVYVKPEILESDELLIQEMCCRREDHEHASYASLPGKPDLPEESSSFALDTQHHENIKESIFVAKSKNSKALPYNKKPSSVEGVQNLKRIRTAIGTVGLPSDPKVHSRGNLNCCSVCGKQFSRLSSFQVHMRVHTGEKPYCCSECGKQFSSVSSLQAHKRIHTGEKPHSCPECGKQFSQLGHVQSHIRIHIGEKPYCCSACDKRFSHKSSLKTHLLIHTGEKPHCCFKCGKQFSQLSRLKAHAPVHTGQKPHCCSECGKQFSQLRSLQKHIIIHSLKKTYCCSECGKGFSSISSLKTHTRIHTGERPHWCLACGKRFSHVSSLKLHTRIHTGEKPHCCSECGKRFTQVGHLQKHMRTHTGEKPHCCSDCGKQFTHSSSLQRHMEIHRKAVQKIS; via the exons ATGAACTCCTCTTCAGTAGAAAACAGTTCCAGTCTGAGATCTAAGGCAGCCTCATTGCAGAACTGTAAATGCGAAGAGGACATCTCTGAAGAGAGCAGTAGCCCAGGTGACGAGGACACGTCCTCATTCAACATTGTCTTGCATATAGTAGGTGCCATGGAACAGAGTACTTTCCAGATTAAGGAAGAGCAATGTGAAGAGGAATCTTTCCAGTTTACAGAGCATGCTCTGTATGTGAAACAGGAGGACTGTGAATGGCGGTCATCTGATTTTAAAGATGGGCACTTTGACCAGGAGGTGGTTAGCATTAAAAGGGAGAGTTCTGAAAAAGACACTGCCTGCTTTAGGATGGACAACTATGAAACTGTAGGTCACCCCAAGGAAGATGTGTCTTCAAAGAGTGATACTGGGGTAAAGAGGTGTCCAGCAGTAAAACAAGAAGTGACTGATTTAACATCCATTGTGCATACTGAGCACTTCTCTCAGCAACATCCTGTGTATGTCAAGCCTGAGATATTGGAGTCCGATGAGCTGCTCATCCAAGAAATGTGCTGCAGGAGAGAAGACCATGAACATGCATCATATGCTTCACTGCCTGGGAAAC CAGATTTACCAGAGGAGAGCTCTTCATTTGCACTGGATACTCAAcatcatgaaaatataaaagagtcaatatttgtgGCCAAAAGTAAGAACTCAAAAGCTTTGCCCTACAACAAGAAACCCTCAAGTGTAGAGGGTGTACAGAACCTCAAGAGAATTCGAACAGCAATTGGCACAGTCGGTTTACCAAGCGACCCAAAAGTTCACTCTAGAGGGAATCTAAATTGCTGTTCTgtatgtggcaaacagttctcaCGTTTGAGCAGTTTTCAGGTTCAcatgagagttcacactggagagaagccatattgctgctctgaatgtggaaagCAGTTTTCATCTGTAAGCAGTCTTCAGGCACATaagagaattcacactggagagaaaccgcattcctgtcctgaatgtggtaaacaattttcACAACTTGGGCATGTTCAATCACACATTCGAATTCACatcggagagaagccatattgctgctcagCTTGTGACAAACGATTTTCACACAAAAGCAGCCTTAAAACACACTTACTgattcacactggggagaagccacATTGCTGCTttaaatgtggcaaacaattctcacagCTCAGCCGCCTTAAAGCACATGCACCAGTTCACACTGGACAAAAGCCACATTGCTGTTCGGAATGTGGCAAGCAATTCTCACAACTTCGTTCTCTTCAAAAGCACATAATAATTCACAGCTTAAAGAAGacatactgctgttctgaatgtggtaaagggtTTTCGTCCATTAGCAGTCTTAAgacacacacaagaattcacacaggcGAGAGACCACATTGGTGTTTGGCATGCGGCAAACGATTTTCACACGTAAGCAGTCTTAAATtacacacaagaattcatactggggAGAAACCACATTGCTGCAGTGAGTGTGGCAAACGTTTCACACAAGTTGGTCATCTTCAAAAACACATGAGAACacacacaggagagaaaccacattgctgttctgattgtggcaaacaattcacacatTCAAGCAGTCTTCAGAGACACATGGAAATTCACCGAAAAGCAGTACAAAAAATATCATGA